Proteins encoded in a region of the Corynebacterium breve genome:
- a CDS encoding DUF1801 domain-containing protein, with the protein MTTFSEIPGVGKPAQRALEEAGYQALENLDGVEWADVLALHGVGVRGLERIQAALQEQGLSMQNAPEPEERTATFTSGNTGKNENKTEATSVDPRDYVEGLEGRRQAHGHLLLDLFSRATGTEPVMWGPTMIGYGEMHYKYATGREGDTFLVGFSPRKAKISLYGIEPTEELGKFTSGVSCTYINKPEDIDLAVLERLVKEAYERGPAGC; encoded by the coding sequence ATGACCACATTTTCTGAGATTCCCGGAGTGGGAAAGCCCGCGCAACGTGCGCTAGAAGAGGCAGGCTACCAGGCACTCGAAAATCTCGACGGTGTGGAATGGGCAGACGTGCTCGCCCTCCACGGAGTCGGTGTGCGTGGGCTGGAGAGGATCCAGGCGGCGCTGCAGGAGCAAGGCCTCAGCATGCAAAACGCGCCGGAGCCGGAGGAACGCACAGCAACATTCACCAGTGGGAACACCGGAAAGAATGAAAACAAGACGGAAGCGACCTCCGTGGATCCGCGTGACTATGTGGAGGGGCTGGAGGGTCGTCGTCAAGCGCACGGGCACCTGCTGCTAGACCTGTTTAGCCGTGCGACTGGCACGGAACCGGTGATGTGGGGTCCGACAATGATTGGATACGGCGAAATGCACTACAAATACGCCACGGGCCGGGAAGGCGACACGTTTTTGGTGGGGTTCAGTCCGCGGAAGGCGAAGATCTCGCTGTACGGCATCGAGCCCACAGAGGAGTTAGGCAAATTCACCTCGGGGGTTTCGTGCACGTACATTAACAAGCCTGAGGACATCGACCTCGCTGTGTTGGAACGGTTGGTCAAAGAGGCCTACGAACGCGGCCCCGCAGGCTGCTAA
- a CDS encoding dicarboxylate/amino acid:cation symporter has translation MSFPKWATGFGAQVIVGMILGLILGLVARGLGTEDNWLSSILTWTGDTYVQLLRLMIPPLIFTAVVTSVANLRKVTNAARLAVSTLVWFAITAFFSVLIGIVVGLVMQPGVGTSVSADTAAEPSKQGSWLGFINSVVPVNFLGLQTSTNSDGEVGLTFNVLQILVLSIAIGIAAVKAGKDAEPFLAFSESLLKVVQVVLWWVIRLAPLGSMALIGKAVATYGWEAMGSLGKFVLAIYVGCGLVMFVLYPLVLMINRVPVLGFFKRVWPVTSLGFVTRSSMGVMPVNQRVVEQSMGVPREYASFAMPLGATSKMDGCASVYPAVAAIFVAQFYGIDLNFTHYFLIIIVAVLGSAATAGTTGATVMLTLTLSTLGLPLAGVGLLLATEPIIDMGRTATNVTGQALVAAVVSKRADILDDEVWEAAEHGNSAVAKV, from the coding sequence ATGAGTTTTCCCAAGTGGGCTACCGGCTTCGGCGCCCAAGTTATCGTGGGCATGATCCTGGGCCTCATCCTCGGCCTTGTCGCCCGTGGCCTCGGTACCGAAGACAACTGGCTCTCGTCTATTTTGACGTGGACCGGCGATACTTATGTTCAGCTCCTGCGGCTGATGATTCCGCCCCTGATTTTCACGGCTGTGGTGACTTCCGTTGCCAACCTCAGGAAAGTGACCAACGCTGCCCGCCTCGCTGTATCTACGCTTGTCTGGTTTGCGATTACCGCATTCTTCTCGGTGCTCATCGGCATCGTTGTTGGCCTTGTGATGCAACCCGGTGTAGGTACATCCGTCAGCGCCGATACCGCTGCCGAGCCTTCCAAGCAGGGATCTTGGCTGGGATTCATTAACTCCGTAGTTCCGGTGAATTTCCTCGGGCTGCAAACCTCCACTAATTCAGATGGTGAGGTTGGCCTGACCTTTAACGTGCTCCAGATTCTTGTTCTGTCCATCGCGATCGGTATCGCGGCGGTCAAGGCCGGCAAGGACGCTGAACCGTTCCTCGCATTTTCCGAGTCGCTACTCAAGGTCGTGCAGGTTGTCCTTTGGTGGGTCATTCGATTGGCACCGCTGGGCTCGATGGCGCTGATCGGCAAGGCCGTGGCAACCTATGGCTGGGAGGCGATGGGCTCGCTGGGCAAGTTCGTTCTTGCGATCTACGTCGGCTGCGGACTGGTCATGTTCGTGCTTTACCCACTCGTCCTGATGATCAACCGCGTCCCAGTGCTGGGATTTTTCAAGCGCGTGTGGCCGGTCACCTCGCTCGGCTTTGTCACTCGCTCCTCCATGGGAGTTATGCCGGTAAACCAGCGAGTTGTCGAGCAATCCATGGGGGTTCCTCGCGAGTACGCGTCCTTCGCGATGCCACTCGGCGCGACCTCCAAGATGGACGGTTGCGCCTCCGTCTACCCAGCTGTCGCCGCTATTTTTGTCGCTCAGTTTTATGGCATTGACCTCAACTTCACGCACTATTTCTTGATCATCATCGTCGCAGTTCTCGGTTCCGCAGCCACCGCCGGCACTACGGGCGCGACCGTGATGCTCACCCTGACCCTGTCCACCCTGGGCCTCCCACTGGCTGGCGTCGGCCTGCTGCTTGCTACCGAACCGATCATCGATATGGGTCGCACCGCAACGAACGTCACCGGTCAGGCGCTCGTTGCCGCCGTGGTGTCCAAGCGCGCAGATATCCTCGACGACGAGGTTTGGGAGGCAGCCGAGCACGGAAACTCCGCCGTTGCCAAGGTTTAG
- a CDS encoding HAD family hydrolase has translation MTALLFDLYGVILKHRTEAGKRRLEQAAGVIDSELFWTTYNELRPAYLVGDVSDQRWWQQMALRANLNDPDIAEAIVADSETLMDVDQDMVDLVLKLIDEGYTCGILSNAPESVSTMLRERHEWLAQLDAVTFSCDIGVAKPDPRAFAVAVDAMGANIKDTIFFDDSPDNVAAAEKAGLQAHLFTSMKDVHDLQL, from the coding sequence ATGACTGCGCTGTTGTTCGACCTCTATGGGGTCATCCTGAAACATCGGACCGAAGCTGGAAAGCGCCGCCTCGAGCAAGCCGCCGGCGTGATTGATTCTGAGCTCTTCTGGACCACCTACAATGAGCTGCGCCCCGCCTACCTGGTGGGCGACGTCTCGGACCAACGTTGGTGGCAGCAGATGGCACTGCGAGCGAACCTCAACGATCCGGATATCGCCGAGGCCATCGTTGCTGACTCTGAAACGCTGATGGACGTCGACCAAGACATGGTCGATCTGGTGCTCAAGCTCATCGACGAGGGCTACACCTGCGGAATTCTTTCGAATGCGCCTGAAAGCGTGTCTACAATGCTGCGGGAGCGTCACGAATGGTTGGCGCAGCTCGACGCGGTGACGTTTAGCTGCGATATCGGCGTGGCCAAGCCGGACCCGCGCGCGTTCGCCGTGGCAGTCGACGCGATGGGGGCCAACATCAAAGACACCATCTTCTTCGACGACTCTCCAGACAACGTCGCCGCCGCGGAAAAGGCCGGGCTCCAGGCTCACCTGTTCACCTCTATGAAGGACGTCCATGATTTACAGCTTTGA
- a CDS encoding gamma carbonic anhydrase family protein, producing MIYSFEGIAPTIDPTAYVAPEATIIGDVHIGPDASVFPGAVLRGDVGPIRIGARTNIQDGAVVHVDTGGECTLGDDVTVGHLALVHSCIVGNGTLVGMHSSILSRSTVGSGCIIGGGAVVLEGAEVPAGSLVAGVPGKVKRSLDDEAQAGLVAHAGRYVELARRHREGLSEHEI from the coding sequence ATGATTTACAGCTTTGAAGGCATCGCCCCGACGATTGACCCAACCGCCTACGTGGCCCCCGAAGCCACCATCATCGGCGACGTGCACATCGGGCCGGACGCTTCCGTTTTCCCGGGAGCCGTACTGCGTGGCGACGTCGGTCCCATTCGCATCGGTGCGCGGACAAACATCCAAGACGGCGCGGTTGTTCACGTCGACACGGGTGGCGAGTGCACGCTTGGCGACGATGTTACCGTCGGCCACCTCGCGCTAGTTCACTCCTGCATCGTGGGCAACGGCACTCTCGTGGGCATGCACTCCTCGATCCTGTCGCGCTCCACTGTAGGCTCGGGCTGCATCATCGGTGGCGGCGCAGTTGTACTGGAGGGCGCCGAAGTTCCTGCAGGTTCGCTCGTTGCCGGTGTGCCGGGCAAGGTAAAGCGCTCGCTTGACGACGAAGCCCAGGCCGGCCTTGTCGCTCACGCGGGGCGCTACGTCGAATTAGCTCGTCGGCACCGAGAGGGGCTCTCGGAGCACGAAATCTAG